The proteins below come from a single Acaryochloris sp. CCMEE 5410 genomic window:
- a CDS encoding cation-translocating P-type ATPase: protein MEWYQLHPENVLNHLDTSLDQGLPHTEAAIRQQTYGLNELIEQGRESPWQMLWKQLTATMVLILIVAAVLSGLLGDLKDALAILAIVIFNAGLGFFQDYQAEKAISALKKLAVPQVRVRRQGAWQTIGAQSLVPGDIICLEAGNLVPADGRVIDSASLRIQEASLTGESEPVDKTIDALAGQCPLAERHNMVYMGTAVTYGRGQAVITDTGMKTELGQIAAAIQTAKPSPTLLQQRLDQFGKQLAIAITILILIIFLIGLLQGENLRFMFLTAVSLGVAAVPEGLPAIVTIALALGAQRMLKHQALIRKLPAVETLGSVTVICSDKTGTLTENRMTVTDLVFADTEITLPTTAIPLTPEHPPHPGVQHLQPHQQSALNVMLTGLALCNDACLESDPEHPDHYRFLGDPTETALLAVSAQLGSWPPQFRQDLPRHQELPFDANRKLMSTVHPFKTMPYLEALAQQAPAPLSSLNLMFTKGALDRLLDLSSHIWSPDRVEPLSETKRREIFQIHDRLAAEGKRILGIALRWLPQSPNGLSPQNLEQDLVFMGLVAMIDPPRPEAKDAVFLCQSAGIRPVMITGDHPITANAIAQQLQISSRPPLTGQDLSQLNEAQLSESVQQVSIYARVSPQHKLAIVRTLQQQGQVVAMTGDGINDAPALKQADIGVAMGITGTDVAKQAADMILLNDDFSTIVAAVREGRVIYDNIRKFIKYTLSGNCGELWVILMAPLVGMPIPLLPLQILWINLLADGLLAIGLSVEPSERNIMRRSPYSPTENLFSRGVGRDIAWIGLWLGCLFLGVGYWGWQLDLAQWQTFIFTTLAFSRIFLVQAIRGEQESFFKMGVLSNKPLLGSVILTTGLQLLVLYNPMFQKIFETQPLTVIELLLCLGVASLGFWAVELQKWGLRQKKR from the coding sequence ATGGAGTGGTATCAACTGCATCCAGAGAACGTCCTGAATCATCTGGACACCTCTCTTGATCAGGGGCTTCCCCACACTGAGGCAGCGATTCGGCAACAGACCTATGGTCTGAATGAACTGATTGAACAAGGCCGCGAAAGTCCTTGGCAAATGCTGTGGAAACAGCTAACGGCCACCATGGTTTTGATTTTAATTGTGGCTGCAGTTCTATCGGGTTTGCTAGGAGATCTTAAAGATGCCCTAGCGATCTTAGCTATCGTTATTTTCAATGCTGGACTAGGCTTCTTTCAAGACTATCAGGCTGAAAAAGCGATTTCTGCTCTTAAAAAGCTGGCTGTCCCCCAAGTTAGAGTCAGGCGTCAAGGGGCCTGGCAGACAATCGGGGCTCAGTCTCTAGTCCCAGGCGATATCATCTGTCTTGAGGCAGGAAACTTGGTGCCTGCCGATGGCCGAGTCATTGATAGTGCCTCCTTACGAATACAAGAAGCATCACTAACGGGTGAGTCGGAACCCGTTGATAAGACGATTGATGCCTTAGCAGGTCAGTGCCCCTTAGCCGAACGCCACAATATGGTCTATATGGGGACTGCCGTTACCTATGGGCGAGGTCAAGCGGTTATCACTGACACTGGGATGAAAACAGAGCTAGGTCAGATTGCCGCAGCGATCCAAACGGCAAAGCCTAGCCCGACGTTACTGCAGCAGCGGTTGGATCAGTTTGGTAAACAACTTGCGATCGCAATCACAATCCTAATCCTCATTATTTTTCTCATAGGACTACTCCAAGGCGAAAACTTGCGGTTTATGTTTTTGACAGCGGTGAGTTTAGGGGTAGCAGCGGTCCCAGAGGGGTTACCTGCCATCGTCACCATTGCCCTAGCGTTGGGGGCTCAGCGGATGTTGAAACATCAGGCTCTGATTCGGAAGTTGCCTGCTGTGGAGACCCTGGGGTCCGTGACGGTCATTTGTTCGGACAAGACCGGGACCCTGACTGAAAACCGCATGACCGTCACAGATTTGGTCTTTGCAGATACAGAAATCACCCTCCCGACTACCGCCATACCCTTGACCCCCGAGCACCCTCCCCATCCAGGTGTGCAGCACCTCCAACCCCATCAACAATCGGCCCTCAATGTTATGTTGACCGGGCTGGCCCTCTGTAATGATGCCTGCCTAGAATCGGACCCTGAGCACCCTGACCACTATCGTTTTCTCGGGGATCCGACTGAAACAGCGTTGCTAGCCGTCTCAGCCCAGTTGGGCTCCTGGCCACCTCAATTCCGTCAAGATCTGCCTCGACATCAGGAACTGCCCTTTGACGCCAATCGCAAATTGATGAGCACCGTGCATCCGTTTAAGACAATGCCCTATCTGGAAGCCCTGGCTCAACAGGCTCCCGCGCCCCTCAGCTCCTTAAATCTGATGTTTACCAAGGGAGCCCTCGACCGTCTATTAGATTTATCCAGTCATATTTGGAGTCCAGATCGGGTCGAACCGCTCTCCGAGACGAAACGCCGCGAGATCTTTCAAATCCATGACCGCTTAGCCGCTGAAGGAAAACGTATCTTGGGGATTGCCCTGCGCTGGCTTCCCCAAAGTCCGAATGGGCTGTCCCCACAAAATCTGGAACAAGACTTAGTTTTTATGGGATTGGTGGCCATGATTGATCCGCCCCGCCCCGAAGCCAAAGACGCCGTGTTCTTATGCCAATCCGCAGGGATTCGCCCGGTGATGATTACGGGGGATCATCCGATTACCGCCAACGCTATTGCCCAACAGCTACAAATTTCCAGCCGCCCACCCCTGACTGGTCAAGACTTATCCCAGTTGAATGAAGCTCAGCTCTCTGAGTCTGTGCAGCAGGTTTCGATTTATGCTCGGGTCTCTCCTCAACATAAGCTGGCGATTGTACGTACGTTGCAGCAGCAAGGGCAGGTTGTGGCCATGACAGGCGATGGGATCAATGATGCCCCTGCCCTGAAACAAGCCGATATTGGGGTCGCCATGGGTATCACGGGCACCGATGTCGCCAAACAGGCCGCAGATATGATTCTGCTAAATGACGATTTTTCCACCATTGTGGCGGCCGTGCGAGAAGGACGAGTCATTTATGACAATATTCGCAAATTTATTAAGTACACCCTTAGCGGCAATTGTGGTGAACTGTGGGTGATCCTGATGGCTCCCTTGGTGGGGATGCCCATTCCGCTTCTACCCCTGCAAATTTTGTGGATCAATCTGTTGGCTGATGGTTTATTGGCGATTGGGTTGAGTGTAGAACCCTCAGAGCGCAACATTATGCGTCGTTCTCCCTACTCTCCGACCGAGAATTTGTTTAGCCGGGGTGTCGGTCGGGATATTGCTTGGATCGGATTATGGTTAGGCTGTCTGTTTTTAGGGGTGGGTTACTGGGGTTGGCAGTTGGATTTGGCCCAATGGCAAACCTTTATCTTTACGACCCTGGCGTTTTCTCGAATTTTTCTAGTTCAGGCCATTCGAGGTGAGCAAGAGTCTTTTTTCAAAATGGGAGTTTTGAGCAACAAGCCGTTACTTGGATCGGTGATCCTAACTACAGGACTCCAATTATTGGTCCTCTACAACCCAATGTTCCAAAAGATCTTCGAGACTCAGCCCCTTACTGTTATTGAGCTACTGCTCTGTCTTGGGGTTGCCAGCCTGGGCTTTTGGGCGGTGGAGCTACAGAAATGGGGGCTGCGCCAAAAAAAGCGCTAA
- the gap gene encoding type I glyceraldehyde-3-phosphate dehydrogenase, which translates to MTIKIGINGFGRIGRLVFRAGINNPNIEFVGINDLVPAENIAYLLKYDSTHGPFRGTVAATSEGIMVNDKFIPCTAIRNPEELPWGQLGAEYVVEATGLFTTFDTASKHLAAGAKRVAISAPTKEKDPEKVPTLLMGVNHDLYNPQQHTVVSNASCTTNCLAPIAKVIHDNFGFAEGLMTTVHAMTATQPTVDGPSKKDLRGGRSAAQNIIPASTGAAKAVTLVLPELKGKLTGMALRVPTPDVSVVDLTFRTERSTTYADICAAMRTAAYGELQGILGYTEDAVVSTDFTSDPHSSIFDAGAGMELNSNFFKVVAWYDNEWGYSNRMIDLIQSMAAKESERMAFA; encoded by the coding sequence ATGACTATAAAAATAGGCATTAATGGGTTTGGCCGTATTGGTCGACTAGTATTCCGAGCTGGGATCAATAATCCCAATATTGAATTTGTCGGCATTAATGATTTAGTCCCTGCCGAGAACATCGCTTACCTACTGAAGTACGACTCAACCCATGGTCCCTTTCGTGGCACAGTTGCGGCTACGTCTGAGGGCATTATGGTCAATGACAAATTCATCCCCTGTACCGCGATTCGTAATCCAGAAGAACTACCCTGGGGCCAGCTAGGGGCAGAGTATGTCGTGGAAGCGACAGGACTCTTCACCACCTTTGATACTGCCTCAAAACATCTCGCCGCCGGGGCCAAGCGGGTTGCTATTTCAGCCCCTACGAAAGAAAAGGATCCTGAGAAGGTTCCGACGCTCCTTATGGGAGTTAACCATGACCTCTACAATCCCCAGCAACATACGGTTGTATCTAACGCCAGCTGTACCACCAATTGTCTGGCCCCCATTGCCAAAGTCATTCACGATAACTTTGGTTTTGCCGAAGGACTGATGACGACGGTTCATGCCATGACTGCCACACAGCCGACGGTAGACGGCCCCAGCAAAAAAGATTTGCGCGGAGGCCGAAGTGCAGCCCAAAACATTATTCCGGCTTCCACCGGTGCAGCCAAAGCGGTCACCCTAGTTCTGCCCGAACTCAAAGGTAAGTTGACGGGGATGGCCCTGCGGGTTCCGACTCCTGATGTCTCTGTTGTTGACCTCACCTTCCGCACAGAGCGTTCTACCACCTATGCCGATATTTGTGCAGCCATGCGAACCGCTGCCTACGGGGAACTCCAAGGAATTTTGGGATATACCGAAGATGCCGTTGTCTCTACGGATTTCACCAGTGATCCCCATTCCAGCATTTTTGATGCTGGAGCGGGTATGGAACTGAACTCTAATTTCTTTAAGGTTGTGGCTTGGTATGACAACGAATGGGGTTACTCCAATCGCATGATTGATTTAATCCAGTCCATGGCCGCCAAGGAATCGGAAAGGATGGCATTTGCCTAG
- a CDS encoding glutathione S-transferase family protein, with amino-acid sequence MISFYYAKPSLFSRPVWITLLEKGLTFDPIYVNMGGDQFTPEFRTLNPFCRIPVLVDNGLTITESQAILDYLDLQYPQPKLLPASVQAVAKVRQVQMIAVNELVPAIGECLMKKPDQQTYAKYRAVTVLNIFEGLLEAPYFGGDGLSLADIVAGSFVPVLGDLGFTLDQQPKLQRWLQVLMARPAWQQTQLSAPEKDRFMRSIRALAKLWQKRRRQRADALLVPKKTLPQP; translated from the coding sequence ATGATTTCTTTTTATTATGCCAAGCCATCCCTCTTTAGCCGTCCCGTTTGGATCACGCTCCTTGAGAAGGGGCTAACGTTTGATCCGATATACGTAAATATGGGGGGCGATCAATTTACTCCAGAGTTCAGAACCCTCAACCCCTTTTGTCGGATTCCGGTACTAGTGGACAATGGCTTGACGATTACAGAATCCCAAGCCATTTTGGATTATTTGGACCTGCAATATCCCCAACCTAAGTTGCTGCCCGCATCTGTCCAGGCAGTTGCCAAGGTGCGACAGGTGCAAATGATTGCTGTGAATGAATTGGTCCCAGCGATTGGTGAGTGCTTGATGAAAAAGCCAGACCAACAAACCTATGCTAAATATCGGGCAGTGACGGTGCTGAATATATTTGAAGGGCTTCTAGAAGCCCCCTATTTTGGTGGCGATGGTTTAAGTTTGGCGGATATTGTGGCAGGCTCGTTTGTCCCGGTACTTGGTGACTTAGGATTTACATTGGATCAACAGCCAAAGTTACAGCGCTGGCTCCAAGTGCTGATGGCCAGACCTGCTTGGCAGCAGACTCAATTATCTGCTCCTGAGAAAGATCGGTTTATGCGAAGTATTCGAGCCCTGGCCAAACTATGGCAAAAGCGGCGTCGCCAGAGGGCTGATGCATTACTTGTTCCCAAAAAAACACTCCCCCAACCATAG
- the pyk gene encoding pyruvate kinase → MASLTHRTKIVATIGPASSSPEIIRQMVRAGMDVARLNFSHGTYEQHAQMVKLLRSVSAELDTPITLLQDLQGPKIRVGQIADGAMNLVVGERLTLVAEEHFHNQPQTVAIDYPYLANEAQSGTPILMDDGLLELRVAQVEGDQIHCQIIQGGILGSRKGVNLPSLDLQLPSLTDKDRQDLEFGLSQGVDWVSLSFVRRAADIHLLKEVLAQHGAADVPVMAKIEKPHAIANLEAILDACDAVMVARGDLGVEMSAEKVPKLQKQIIRACNKRKLPVVTATQMLDSMIRNPRPTRAEASDVANAIIDGTDAVMLSGESAVGEYPVKSVEMLARIATDVEPDLNFVNNPPACFDETHALSEALSAIQDVLTLKCIAAFTSSGYTAMMAAGERPRTPVIAITPCEKVYHRLNLVWGVKPILIDHQVESFEELVSQAQSFLLAKQFVESGDKILIIGGIPTQRARGTNFIKIHRIE, encoded by the coding sequence ATTGCATCCCTGACGCACCGGACAAAAATCGTTGCTACTATTGGTCCGGCCAGTAGCTCCCCAGAGATTATTCGCCAAATGGTGAGGGCCGGAATGGATGTGGCTCGCTTAAACTTTTCCCATGGCACTTATGAACAGCATGCCCAAATGGTAAAGCTGTTGCGGTCTGTGTCTGCAGAACTCGATACGCCTATTACGTTGCTACAGGATTTACAAGGCCCCAAAATTAGAGTTGGCCAGATTGCAGATGGGGCAATGAATTTAGTTGTAGGCGAACGGTTGACGTTAGTGGCGGAAGAGCACTTTCACAACCAACCACAAACCGTGGCCATTGACTATCCCTATTTGGCGAATGAAGCCCAATCTGGAACGCCTATTTTGATGGATGATGGTTTGCTGGAATTACGGGTGGCACAGGTTGAAGGGGATCAAATCCATTGTCAAATTATTCAAGGTGGCATTTTAGGCAGTCGTAAGGGGGTCAATCTTCCGAGTCTAGATTTGCAGCTTCCCTCTTTGACGGACAAGGATCGGCAAGACTTGGAGTTTGGCCTGTCCCAAGGGGTGGACTGGGTCTCCCTTAGCTTTGTCCGTCGGGCCGCCGATATTCATCTGCTCAAAGAGGTGCTAGCGCAGCATGGGGCAGCAGATGTACCGGTGATGGCCAAGATTGAGAAACCCCATGCGATCGCAAATCTGGAAGCGATTCTGGATGCTTGTGATGCGGTGATGGTGGCCCGTGGCGATTTAGGGGTTGAAATGAGTGCGGAAAAAGTCCCTAAACTGCAGAAGCAGATTATTCGGGCTTGTAATAAGCGCAAGCTCCCCGTGGTCACCGCCACCCAAATGCTGGACAGTATGATTCGCAATCCTCGACCGACGCGAGCCGAAGCCAGTGACGTTGCCAATGCCATTATTGATGGCACGGATGCAGTGATGTTGTCGGGAGAATCGGCGGTAGGCGAATATCCCGTTAAATCGGTGGAAATGTTGGCTCGGATTGCCACGGATGTGGAACCTGATTTGAACTTCGTTAATAATCCACCCGCCTGCTTTGATGAGACCCATGCCCTCAGTGAGGCCCTCAGTGCGATTCAGGACGTACTGACCTTAAAGTGCATTGCCGCTTTTACCTCATCGGGTTACACCGCAATGATGGCGGCAGGCGAGCGGCCTCGAACTCCGGTCATTGCCATTACCCCCTGTGAAAAGGTTTACCATCGCCTTAATTTGGTTTGGGGCGTCAAGCCCATTTTGATTGACCACCAGGTGGAATCCTTTGAAGAGCTGGTATCCCAAGCCCAATCATTTTTACTGGCTAAACAGTTTGTGGAGTCTGGAGACAAAATCTTGATTATTGGCGGCATTCCTACCCAACGAGCTAGGGGGACTAACTTTATCAAGATTCATCGGATTGAGTAG
- a CDS encoding cyclic nucleotide-binding domain-containing protein gives MVNLAEIPSGSSPWKLGRLAQLLLLAVVVLTYSVIEMAVANSLFLTHVGADGLPLAFILIGLFSIPAYALFSQVVDRYSRPQLFRYMLMLAAVMAVGMRFLLAETGLATYYIVLILVFFQWDFHNNILYASLLTDYFSALDYKRYAPFIGMAQAGGTLVGGGLTALLSHFFSTRELLLGLPVIFGIAIAQLFFLENTQRQIETVGKKDNVGMIEALKTFPDLVKRYPLMLFLAASSFLLVIIYLSAEFLWFSIYANNFTEDALTGFLGLMRVSVSVIQVLVLYCFTRPLLHWVGVARMNVVYPLTTLFGLFGIVLQTSLPAAVALHINGDGLYKSINIPVHQLNYNAVPREFLGRIRTLSDGFFYAVGLTSAGGLLLICHHSLSLAQISWIAIGLTCVLFGLRLPMGKYYAQGLEEMIRSDAINLDELGDVQAQFPAESNAVIRDLLKDSDRYTQIKGLEFATQLGQPSQFYLDVQPLLGQDDPELQTAIVRLFSTNPDPETVAIFEDCLLTVSGPLRSTALEILIANRYPFTAEQLQILLKEADPTIRSLAAVAVDQVGQTDETLQSTCDQIWYSGLSEAAGQAVVRVIACSQDRSLMPLLTKLLIQDDPGIQQESLAILATLGQAGDRDLADIAITALDHPAPLVRAAAFQLLGVVHVPDYVTHIAVGFEDPDPRVRQQAAQILPAYGKAGLLMAQESLSADDTEVVKTAIAAIGQVRNRQAGKILYEHLAPEFQQLVHTRKWQQQIPSTDPTWHPLALAIEDFHNRLLQKVLYILACLGHDRTVNAINRILSTNEQKDLASAVEALASLKNRRFVLPLLPVLEQFVKKEPTSGRSCVEPQWMRDKGYKLLLEALETQDRWIRIGALIALAGVPSALVNDPDPLVKTVAEQIFLSVDPDPLPTHQFMKRLLLLKEVALFKNLSLDELLLIDQTLEQEQKLAGETIFSEGSWCTHFYIIAEGKVQIVKNIDDQSRDLKQLSVGEYFGEVALFDDAPHWDGAVALEDCTLLKLEKNRFISLMTQRPHIILEICRFLSQRLRETDNYRSLGTLETSQLSEVQS, from the coding sequence ATGGTCAACTTAGCTGAGATTCCGTCTGGTTCGTCCCCGTGGAAATTGGGACGTCTGGCTCAGCTATTGCTTTTGGCCGTGGTGGTGCTCACCTATAGCGTCATTGAGATGGCGGTGGCGAATTCACTATTTCTCACCCATGTAGGCGCAGATGGTTTGCCCTTAGCCTTTATCTTGATTGGCCTGTTTTCAATCCCAGCCTATGCACTGTTTTCTCAAGTCGTAGATCGGTATAGTCGGCCTCAACTCTTTCGTTACATGCTGATGCTGGCTGCAGTAATGGCTGTCGGCATGCGGTTCCTGCTCGCTGAGACCGGGCTCGCCACCTACTATATTGTTCTGATTTTGGTCTTTTTTCAGTGGGACTTTCATAACAATATTCTCTATGCCAGCTTACTGACAGATTATTTTTCGGCTCTGGATTATAAGCGGTATGCCCCGTTCATTGGCATGGCCCAGGCGGGGGGAACCCTGGTTGGAGGGGGATTGACGGCGTTGCTATCACACTTTTTCTCGACCCGAGAACTCCTATTGGGGTTACCCGTGATTTTTGGGATTGCGATCGCACAATTGTTCTTTCTGGAAAATACCCAGCGCCAAATTGAAACCGTTGGCAAAAAAGACAATGTGGGCATGATCGAGGCCCTGAAGACCTTTCCCGACTTGGTGAAGCGCTACCCGCTGATGCTGTTTCTAGCCGCCAGCAGTTTTTTGTTGGTGATTATCTACCTATCTGCCGAATTTTTATGGTTTAGCATCTACGCCAATAACTTTACGGAAGATGCCCTCACCGGCTTCTTAGGCTTGATGCGGGTGAGCGTCAGCGTTATTCAGGTGCTGGTGCTCTATTGCTTTACCCGTCCTCTTTTGCACTGGGTCGGGGTGGCCCGCATGAATGTGGTCTATCCCTTAACCACCCTGTTTGGTCTGTTTGGCATCGTCCTGCAAACCAGCCTGCCTGCTGCCGTCGCCCTCCATATCAACGGAGATGGCCTCTACAAAAGCATCAACATCCCGGTTCATCAGCTTAATTACAATGCCGTTCCCCGAGAGTTTCTCGGTCGAATTCGCACCCTCAGCGATGGCTTTTTCTATGCAGTGGGCTTGACCTCAGCGGGGGGACTGCTATTGATCTGCCATCATTCTCTCAGCCTGGCCCAAATTTCCTGGATTGCCATTGGCCTAACTTGCGTCTTATTTGGTCTGCGCTTACCCATGGGCAAATACTATGCCCAGGGCCTGGAAGAAATGATTCGTTCGGATGCCATTAATTTGGATGAGCTGGGGGATGTGCAAGCGCAATTTCCGGCAGAGTCCAATGCGGTGATTCGCGACTTGCTCAAAGATAGCGATCGCTACACTCAAATTAAGGGTCTGGAATTTGCAACCCAATTGGGGCAACCCAGCCAGTTTTATCTGGATGTCCAGCCCTTGCTAGGACAGGATGATCCCGAGTTGCAAACGGCTATCGTTCGTCTATTCAGCACGAATCCCGATCCAGAAACCGTCGCGATTTTCGAAGACTGCCTTCTGACTGTCTCTGGACCGCTCCGCTCCACCGCCTTAGAGATACTAATTGCCAATCGTTATCCCTTTACGGCAGAACAGCTACAAATCCTTTTAAAAGAAGCCGATCCAACCATTCGGTCCTTAGCCGCTGTCGCCGTCGATCAAGTCGGCCAAACGGACGAGACCCTGCAATCCACCTGCGATCAAATCTGGTACTCAGGTCTGTCTGAAGCTGCGGGTCAAGCCGTTGTGCGGGTGATTGCCTGCAGCCAAGATCGTAGCTTGATGCCATTGCTCACAAAATTGCTGATCCAGGACGACCCTGGCATCCAGCAAGAAAGCTTGGCTATCCTTGCTACTCTGGGCCAAGCGGGGGACCGAGATCTCGCAGATATTGCCATTACAGCCCTCGATCATCCTGCTCCGCTGGTGCGAGCTGCAGCCTTTCAGCTATTGGGGGTGGTCCATGTCCCTGATTATGTCACCCATATTGCCGTAGGATTTGAAGATCCTGATCCTCGGGTTCGACAGCAGGCAGCTCAGATTTTGCCCGCCTATGGCAAGGCTGGATTGCTGATGGCCCAAGAGAGCTTATCTGCGGATGATACGGAAGTTGTAAAGACTGCGATCGCAGCCATCGGACAGGTGCGCAATCGCCAGGCCGGCAAGATCTTGTATGAACACCTAGCGCCTGAATTTCAGCAGCTCGTCCATACTCGCAAATGGCAGCAGCAAATCCCCAGCACAGACCCCACTTGGCACCCCTTAGCCTTAGCCATTGAAGATTTTCACAATCGCCTCTTGCAAAAGGTGCTCTACATTTTGGCCTGTTTGGGCCATGACCGCACCGTCAACGCCATTAATCGGATTTTGAGCACCAATGAGCAAAAGGATTTGGCCAGCGCGGTCGAAGCCTTGGCTTCCTTGAAAAATCGTCGCTTTGTCTTACCGCTTCTGCCCGTGCTGGAACAGTTTGTCAAAAAAGAGCCGACGAGTGGACGGAGCTGTGTTGAACCCCAATGGATGCGCGATAAAGGGTATAAATTACTGTTAGAAGCCTTGGAAACTCAGGATCGATGGATTCGGATCGGGGCTTTAATTGCCCTAGCGGGGGTACCCTCTGCTTTAGTCAATGATCCAGATCCCCTGGTCAAAACCGTGGCAGAACAGATTTTTCTGTCGGTTGATCCAGATCCTTTACCCACCCATCAATTTATGAAACGCCTGCTGCTGCTCAAAGAAGTCGCTCTGTTTAAGAATCTATCGCTGGATGAGCTACTGCTGATTGACCAAACTCTAGAACAAGAGCAAAAACTGGCTGGGGAAACTATCTTTTCAGAAGGCAGCTGGTGTACTCACTTCTACATCATTGCTGAGGGTAAGGTTCAGATTGTGAAAAACATTGATGACCAATCCCGCGATTTAAAGCAGCTTTCTGTCGGTGAATATTTTGGGGAAGTGGCTTTGTTTGATGACGCCCCCCATTGGGATGGAGCTGTCGCGTTAGAAGATTGCACATTGCTAAAGCTGGAGAAGAACCGCTTTATTAGCCTAATGACCCAGCGCCCCCATATTATTTTGGAAATTTGCCGATTCCTGAGTCAGCGCCTTCGAGAAACGGATAATTATCGATCTTTAGGAACCCTTGAAACTTCTCAACTCTCAGAAGTTCAATCGTAA